A DNA window from Arachis duranensis cultivar V14167 chromosome 3, aradu.V14167.gnm2.J7QH, whole genome shotgun sequence contains the following coding sequences:
- the LOC107479792 gene encoding protein SPA1-RELATED 2: MDQELINESMRLGVVDEGLQLQTKDEELSVNPESNKIIKPQDDHNDSSHIPPPECTDVRQGTMSRLQHQIRLSGDADDMVEELTVRSCNGSSLDIGTQGNQGPAYNTQSQRQLASDSGIGTLLLGDTGCRNSDQASSKVISRSGFAEYFIKNTIKGKDIVCKDSSSIGLTVESRDQNLMKAGIGTQMDSSVPLSPGSTTAKSPYNASLPKSHGSQFNGVSLREWLNAGRLKRSKAECLSIFRKIVDLVDGSHSQGFALRNLNPSYIKVLPSNQVIYLGLQKHMLDNGANSEVLQLRSSSIRKRMSEQVTSPSHDAWLKKQKFNEYVRGAGDRSQCPSRPDLYLQITVDSKVGSAGSKDYHNQYKYVQFPKHNIWKVPSVPDISNGGLLQLTSLNERSEDKWYKSPDGGCTTSANIYSLGVLFFELLSQFDSEGSHIAAMSDLHHRILPQAFLSENPLEAGFCLWLLHPESSSRPTTREILRSEVFNGIQEVYSEKLLLDFDKAEAQSELLLHFLILLKEERQKNAFKLEEVTRFLESDIEEVVRGHSSGKYLVSAGLHNDISCHNESSSLNKKPSCSESVSPACPISNANQMRVIRNMCQLENAYVSMRSKIQIPETDAATHPHKDKPRDRFVAQRGKEQDKKTDSLGAFFDGFCKYLRYSKFEERSVLRNSDINSLGNVICSLSFDRDEEYFAAAGVSKKIKIYEFSSLFNDLAEIHYPVVEMSNESKFSCVCWNSYIRNYLASTDYDGVVKLWDGITGQGFAHFTEHEKRAWSVDFSPAYPTKFASGSDDCSVKLWSINERNSVGTIQNVANVCCVQFSAYSSNLLAFGSANYLTYCYDLRNLRSPLCVLAGHHKAVSYVKFLDSVTLVSSSTDNTLKIWDLNKTSPVGPSTNACSLTLSGHTNQKNFVGLSVADGYIACGSETNEVYAYYKSLPQQITSHKFGSVDPINGKKTYDDYGHFVSSVCWKGKSDMVIAANSSGCIKVLQIV; encoded by the exons ATGGATCAAGAATTGATTAACGAGTCTATGAGATTGGGGGTTGTTGATGAGGGTTTACAACTCCAAACTAAAGATGAGGAGCTTTCAGTAAACCCCGAGagcaacaaaataataaaaccccAAGATGACCACAATGACTCCTCCCATATCCCACCCCCAGAATGTACTGACGTTAGACAAGGTACTATGTCACGACTTCAGCATCAAATTCGCCTTTCCGGTGACGCTGATGATATGGTTGAAGAATTGACAGTGAGAAGTTGCAATGGTTCGAGCTTAGATATTGGTACACAGGGCAATCAAGGGCCTGCGTATAATACTCAGAGCCAAAGGCAGCTAgcaagtgattcaggaattggAACTTTACTTCTTGGTGATACTGGGTGTAGAAACAGTGACCAAGCTTCCTCAAAAGTTATATCTAGATCAGGATTTGCTgagtattttattaaaaatacgaTAAAGGGAAAGGATATTGTGTGTAAAGATTCATCTTCTATTGGCTTGACTGTTGAGTCTAGAGATCAGAATCTGATGAAGGCTGGCATTGGTACTCAGATGGATTCCAGTGTCCCGCTAAGCCCTGGCTCAACGACTGCAAAGTCTCCTTATAATGCTTCATTGCCAAAATCTCATGGGTCTCAATTTAATGGGGTCAGTTTAAGAGAATGGTTGAACGCTGGGCGACTCAAACGAAGCAAAGCAGAGTGTTTGAGTATATTTAGAAAGATTGTAGATTTGGTGGATGGCTCACACTCTCAGGGGTTTGCATTGCGCAACCTGAACCCGTCTTATATTAAAGTGTTACCATCAAACCAGGTTATCTACCTTGGGTTACAGAAACATATGTTAGATAATGGTGCAAAttcagaagttcttcaattacGAAGTTCCTCTATTCGAAAAAGGATGTCAGAGCAGGTAACATCTCCCTCTCATGATGCATGgttaaagaaacaaaaatttaatgagtATGTGAGAGGTGCTGGTGATCGGAGTCAGTGCCCTTCAAGGCCTGACTTGTATCTTCAAATTACTGTTGATAGCAAAGTTGGTTCAGCTGGTTCAAAAGATTATCACAACCAATATAAGTATGTCCAATTTCCGAAACATAATATTTGGAAAGTGCCTAGCGTCCCTGACATATCCAATGGAGGTCTACTGCAGTTGACTTCTTTGAATGAAAGATCAGAAGATAAGTGGTATAAAAGTCCCGATGGAGGCTGTACTACATCAGCAAATATCTACTCTCTGGGTGTTCTCTTTTTTGAG TTGCTCAGTCAATTTGACTCTGAAGGATCCCATATTGCAGCAATGTCTGATCTTCATCATAGGATTCTACCTCAGGCTTTCCTGTCAGAAAATCCTCTGGAAGCCGGGTTTTGTCTTTGGCTGTTGCATCCTGAGTCATCATCACGTCCAACAACACG GGAGATACTACGATCTGAAGTATTTAATGGAATTCAGGAGGTTTATAgtgaaaaattattattagattttGACAAAGCAGAAGCACAATCGGAATTGTTATTGCATTTCCTCATCTTGTTAAAAGAGGAGAGGCAAAAGAATGCGTTCAAACTGGAAGAAGTCACCAGATTCTTGGAATCAGATATAGAAGAGGTGGTGAGGGGACATAGCTCTGGAAAATACTTGGTTTCTGCTGGCTTGCATAACGATATATCTTGCCATAATGAGAGTTCATCTCTCAACAAAAAACCTTCATGTTCAGAATCAGTATCCCCTGCATGCCCAATCTCTAATGCAAACCAAATGAGAGTCATAAGAAATATGTGCCAGCTTGAAAATGCTTATGTTTCAATGAGATCTAAAATTCAGATTCCTGAAACAGATGCTGCAACTCACCCACATAAAGATAAACCAAGAGATAGGTTTGTGGCACAAAGAGGCAAGGAACAAGATAAAAAAACAGATTCTTTAGGAGCCTTTTTTGATGGTTTTTGCAAGTATCTACGTTATAGCAAGTTTGAGGAGCGGAGTGTATTGAGAAATTCAGATATTAACAGTCTTGGAAATGTAATTTGCTCTCTAAGTTTTGATAGGGATGAAGAGTACTTCGCTGCTGCTGGGgtatcaaagaaaataaaaatttatgagtTCAGCTCACTTTTCAATGACTTAGCTGAAATCCATTATCCTGTAGTTGAGATGTCAAATGAATCAAAGTTCAGTTGTGTATGCTGGAATAGCTACATCAGGAACTATCTTGCCTCCACAGACTACGATGGAGTTGTTAAG CTATGGGATGGTATTACAGGTCAAGGGTTTGCTCACTTCACTGAACATGAAAAGAGGGCTTGGTCTGTTGATTTCTCTCCGGCATACCCTACAAAATTTGCTAGTGGGAGTGATGATTGTTCTGTGAAGCTGTGGAGTATCAATGAG AGAAACTCTGTAGGCACAATCCAGAATGTTGCAAATGTCTGCTGTGTTCAATTCTCTGCTTATTCATCTAATTTACTGGCTTTTGGATCGGCAAATTACTTGACTTATTGCTATGATCTTCGCAATCTTAGAAGCCCCTTGTGTGTGTTGGCTGGCCATCATAAAGCTGTAAGCTATGTCAAATTTTTGGACTCTGTAACACTTGTTTCTTCATCAACCGACAATACATTAAAGATCTGGGATCTCAACAAAACCTCTCCCGTGGGTCCTTCTACTAATGCTTGCAGCTTAACCTTGTCAGGGCATACCAATCAGAAG AATTTCGTGGGTTTATCGGTTGCTGATGGATATATTGCATGTGGCTCTGAAACAAATGAG GTTTATGCCTACTATAAATCTCTTCCCCAGCAAATCACATCACACAAGTTTGGGTCCGTGGATCCCATTAATGGTAAAAAGACTTATGATGACTATGGCCATTTTGTTTCAAGTGTGTGCTGGAAAGGGAAATCAGACATGGTTATTGCGGCCAATTCAAGTGGGTGTATAAAAGTGTTACAGATTGTGTGA